The proteins below are encoded in one region of Sminthopsis crassicaudata isolate SCR6 chromosome 1, ASM4859323v1, whole genome shotgun sequence:
- the CPNE9 gene encoding copine-9 isoform X1, with amino-acid sequence MSFTGASDRSVPATKIEITVSCRNLLDLDTFSKSDPMVVLFTQTRASQEWREFGRTEVIDNTLNPDFLRKFVLDYFFEEKQNLRFDVYNVDSKTNISKPDFLGQAFLALGEVIGGQGSRVERPLMGIPGKKCGTILLTAEELSNCRDIATMQLCANKLDKKDFFGKSDPFLVFYRSNEDGTFTICHKTEVVKNTLNPVWQPFTIPVRALCNGDYDRTVKIDVYDWDRDGSHDFIGEFTTSYRELTKAQSQFTVYEVLNPRKKCKKKKYVNSGTVTLLSFTVDSEFTFVDYIKGGTQLNFTVAIDFTASNGNPLQPTSLHYMSPYQLSAYAMALKAVGEIIQDYDSDKLFPAYGFGAKVPPEGRISHQFPLNNNSEDPNCAGIEGVLESYFQSLRTVQLYGPTYFAPVINQVARAAAKVSDGSQYYVLLIITDGVISDMTQTKEAIVSASSLPMSIIIVGVGPAMFEAMEELDGDDVRVSSRGRYAERDIVQFVPFRDYIDRSGNQVLSMARLAKDVLAEIPEQLLSYMRTHDIQPRPAPNASPSPPSLQP; translated from the exons ATGTCGTTTACCGGAGCCTCGGACCGCAGCGTCCCGGCCACCAAGATCGAGATCACCGTGTCCTGCCG GAATCTGCTGGATCTCGACACCTTTTCCAAGTCTGACCCCA TGGTGGTGCTGTTCACTCAAACCAGAGCCAGCCAGGAGTGGCGGGAG TTTGGACGGACTGAGGTCATCGACAACACACTGAACCCTGACTTCCTTCGCAAATTTGTGCTGGATTACTTCTTCGAGGAAAAACAGAACCTGCGATTCGATGT GTACAACGTGGACTCCAAAACCAACATCTCCAAACCG GATTTCTTGGGACAGGCATTCCTAGCACTGGGAGAAGTGATTGGAGGGCAAGGCAGCCGTGTGGAACGACCACTCAT GGGCATCCCTGGGAAGAAGTGTGGAACCATTCTGCTGACTGCAGAGGAGCTCAGTAATTGCCGG GACATCGCCACGATGCAGCTCTGTGCCAACAAGCTGGACAAGAAGGATTTCTTTGGAAAGTCTGATCCTTTCCTTGTTTTCTATCGGAGCAATGAAGATGGCAC ATTCACCATTTGCCACAAGACCGAGGTAGTGAAGAACACACTGAATCCTGTGTGGCAACCCTTCACCATCCCTGTGCGGGCGCTATGCAATGGAGACTATGACAG gACTGTGAAAATAGATGTATATGACTGGGACCGGGATGGAAG TCATGACTTCATTGGCGAATTCACCACCAGTTACAGGGAGCTAACCAAGGCCCAAAGTCAGTTCACCGTGTATGAG GTTCTCAACCCCAGGAAgaaatgtaagaaaaagaaatatgttaattCCGGGACG GTGACACTTCTCTCCTTCACCGTGGATTCTGAATTCACTTTTGTTGATTATATCAAGGGCGG GACACAGCTGAACTTCACTGTGGCCATAGATTTCACAGCCTCCAACG GGAACCCACTGCAGCCCACATCTCTACACTACATGAGCCCCTACCAGCTCAGTGCTTATGCCATGGCACTCAAGGCTGTAGGAGAAATCATCCAGGACTACGACAGTGACAAGCTCTTTCCTGCTTATGGTTTTGGAGCCAAGGTGCCCCCCGAGGGACGCATCTCCCACCAGTTCCCTCTG AACAACAACTCCGAGGACCCAAACTGTGCAGGCATTGAGGGTGTCCTGGAGAGTTACTTCCAAAGCCTTCGGACTGTCCAGCTCTATGGCCCCACCTACTTCGCCCCCGTTATCAACCAGGTGGCCCG GGCTGCAGCAAAGGTCTCCGATGGCTCCCAGTACTATGTGTTGCTCATTATCACAGATGGGGTGATCTCAGATATGACCCAGACCAAGGAGGCCATTGTCAGT GCCTCCTCATTGCCCATGTCTATCATCATTGTCGGAGTGGGGCCAGCCATGTTTGAAG CAATGGAAGAACTGGATGGAGATGATGTCCGGGTGTCCTCTCGTGGGCGCTATGCAGAGAGGGACATTGTGCAG TTTGTCCCGTTCCGAGACTACATTGACCGCTCTGGGAACCAGGTGCTGAGCATGGCGAGACTGGCCAAAGATGTGCTGGCGGAGATCCCGGAACAGCTGCTGTCGTACATGCGCACCCATGATATCCAACCCCGGCCTGCCCCCAATGCTAGCCCCAGCCCCCCCTCCTTACAGCCCTGA
- the CPNE9 gene encoding copine-9 isoform X2, producing MSFTGASDRSVPATKIEITVSCRNLLDLDTFSKSDPMVVLFTQTRASQEWREFGRTEVIDNTLNPDFLRKFVLDYFFEEKQNLRFDVYNVDSKTNISKPDFLGQAFLALGEVIGGQGSRVERPLMGIPGKKCGTILLTAEELSNCRDIATMQLCANKLDKKDFFGKSDPFLVFYRSNEDGTFTICHKTEVVKNTLNPVWQPFTIPVRALCNGDYDRTVKIDVYDWDRDGSHDFIGEFTTSYRELTKAQSQFTVYEVLNPRKKCKKKKYVNSGTVTLLSFTVDSEFTFVDYIKGGTQLNFTVAIDFTASNGNPLQPTSLHYMSPYQLSAYAMALKAVGEIIQDYDSDKLFPAYGFGAKVPPEGRISHQFPLNNNSEDPNCAGIEGVLESYFQSLRTVQLYGPTYFAPVINQVARAAAKVSDGSQYYVLLIITDGVISDMTQTKEAIVSASSLPMSIIIVGVGPAMFEVCPVPRLH from the exons ATGTCGTTTACCGGAGCCTCGGACCGCAGCGTCCCGGCCACCAAGATCGAGATCACCGTGTCCTGCCG GAATCTGCTGGATCTCGACACCTTTTCCAAGTCTGACCCCA TGGTGGTGCTGTTCACTCAAACCAGAGCCAGCCAGGAGTGGCGGGAG TTTGGACGGACTGAGGTCATCGACAACACACTGAACCCTGACTTCCTTCGCAAATTTGTGCTGGATTACTTCTTCGAGGAAAAACAGAACCTGCGATTCGATGT GTACAACGTGGACTCCAAAACCAACATCTCCAAACCG GATTTCTTGGGACAGGCATTCCTAGCACTGGGAGAAGTGATTGGAGGGCAAGGCAGCCGTGTGGAACGACCACTCAT GGGCATCCCTGGGAAGAAGTGTGGAACCATTCTGCTGACTGCAGAGGAGCTCAGTAATTGCCGG GACATCGCCACGATGCAGCTCTGTGCCAACAAGCTGGACAAGAAGGATTTCTTTGGAAAGTCTGATCCTTTCCTTGTTTTCTATCGGAGCAATGAAGATGGCAC ATTCACCATTTGCCACAAGACCGAGGTAGTGAAGAACACACTGAATCCTGTGTGGCAACCCTTCACCATCCCTGTGCGGGCGCTATGCAATGGAGACTATGACAG gACTGTGAAAATAGATGTATATGACTGGGACCGGGATGGAAG TCATGACTTCATTGGCGAATTCACCACCAGTTACAGGGAGCTAACCAAGGCCCAAAGTCAGTTCACCGTGTATGAG GTTCTCAACCCCAGGAAgaaatgtaagaaaaagaaatatgttaattCCGGGACG GTGACACTTCTCTCCTTCACCGTGGATTCTGAATTCACTTTTGTTGATTATATCAAGGGCGG GACACAGCTGAACTTCACTGTGGCCATAGATTTCACAGCCTCCAACG GGAACCCACTGCAGCCCACATCTCTACACTACATGAGCCCCTACCAGCTCAGTGCTTATGCCATGGCACTCAAGGCTGTAGGAGAAATCATCCAGGACTACGACAGTGACAAGCTCTTTCCTGCTTATGGTTTTGGAGCCAAGGTGCCCCCCGAGGGACGCATCTCCCACCAGTTCCCTCTG AACAACAACTCCGAGGACCCAAACTGTGCAGGCATTGAGGGTGTCCTGGAGAGTTACTTCCAAAGCCTTCGGACTGTCCAGCTCTATGGCCCCACCTACTTCGCCCCCGTTATCAACCAGGTGGCCCG GGCTGCAGCAAAGGTCTCCGATGGCTCCCAGTACTATGTGTTGCTCATTATCACAGATGGGGTGATCTCAGATATGACCCAGACCAAGGAGGCCATTGTCAGT GCCTCCTCATTGCCCATGTCTATCATCATTGTCGGAGTGGGGCCAGCCATGTTTGAAG TTTGTCCCGTTCCGAGACTACATTGA